Proteins encoded together in one Kutzneria kofuensis window:
- the efeB gene encoding iron uptake transporter deferrochelatase/peroxidase subunit: MTPGLSRRRMLSGLGAIGIGGLVAADATATVASAANATQIVPFRAEHQAGIITPQQDRLTFAAFDVVTKDRNELVALLKTWTDAAESMTKGHLVPGGAADLQAPPADTGEADGLKPGNLTVTIGFGPSLFDDRFGLAAKKPAALAPLPKLVPEDLDPAYTNGDLCIQACADDPQVTFHAVRNLARLGAGIVVLRWMQLGFGRTASTSSAQATPRNLMGFKDGTRNLRAEQTDLIDQNVWVGAETDQPWLRGGSYLVARRIRMYIETWDRDYLADQQNVFGRYKTSGAPLGGSDEFDTPNLGSSDIPDDAHIRLASPEHNGGIHLLRRGYSFTDGIDSTGNLLGGLFFIAFMKDPKQFVTVQKALAGDALNEYIQHIGSGLFACPPGVTPGQFWGQGLFT, encoded by the coding sequence GTGACGCCGGGGCTGTCCCGCCGCCGGATGCTCTCCGGGCTGGGGGCGATCGGCATCGGCGGCCTGGTCGCGGCCGACGCGACGGCGACCGTCGCCAGCGCCGCCAACGCCACCCAGATCGTGCCGTTCCGGGCCGAGCACCAGGCCGGAATCATCACGCCGCAACAGGATCGGCTGACGTTCGCGGCGTTCGACGTGGTCACCAAGGACCGCAACGAACTCGTCGCGCTGCTCAAGACGTGGACGGACGCGGCGGAGTCGATGACCAAGGGGCACCTGGTGCCCGGCGGTGCGGCGGACCTGCAGGCGCCGCCGGCCGACACCGGCGAGGCCGACGGCCTCAAGCCCGGCAACCTGACCGTGACGATCGGCTTCGGGCCGTCGCTGTTCGACGACCGGTTCGGGCTGGCGGCGAAGAAGCCGGCCGCGCTGGCGCCGCTGCCGAAGCTCGTGCCGGAGGACCTGGATCCCGCCTACACCAACGGGGATCTGTGCATCCAGGCGTGCGCGGACGACCCGCAGGTGACCTTCCACGCGGTGCGCAACCTGGCCCGGCTCGGCGCCGGAATCGTTGTGCTGCGGTGGATGCAGCTCGGCTTCGGCCGCACGGCGTCGACGTCGAGCGCGCAGGCGACGCCGCGGAACCTGATGGGGTTCAAGGACGGCACCCGCAACCTGCGCGCGGAGCAGACCGACCTGATCGACCAGAACGTGTGGGTCGGCGCCGAGACCGACCAGCCGTGGCTGCGCGGCGGCAGCTACCTGGTGGCGCGGCGGATCCGGATGTACATCGAGACCTGGGACCGGGACTACCTGGCGGACCAGCAGAACGTGTTCGGCCGCTACAAGACCAGCGGCGCGCCGCTGGGCGGCTCCGACGAGTTCGACACGCCGAACCTGGGCAGCAGCGACATCCCCGACGACGCCCACATCCGGCTCGCCTCGCCCGAACACAACGGCGGCATTCACCTGCTGCGCCGGGGTTACTCGTTCACCGACGGCATCGACTCCACCGGGAACCTGTTGGGCGGCCTGTTCTTCATCGCGTTCATGAAGGACCCCAAGCAGTTCGTGACCGTGCAGAAGGCGCTGGCCGGCGACGCGCTCAACGAGTACATCCAGCACATCGGCAGCGGGCTGTTCGCGTGCCCGCCAGGTGTCACGCCCGGACAGTTCTGGGGCCAGGGCCTGTTCACGTAG
- the efeO gene encoding iron uptake system protein EfeO, which translates to MRTTIGLTAIAAAATLALTACGGSSASGNPPSNAPAGEGGDVTVTLTADGCQPSPSSISSGAVNFKVTNKDAAAVTEAELMSGGQILGEQENLTPGLSGGFSLELAKGDYQMYCPGAKQDHWDFHVTGQATKSWKDNPALVTATTDYGKWVVDQVNQLVTGTKAFADAVKAGDMAKASVAYGQARVFYEKVEPVAEVWGDLDKNIDGRADDFDNPGDFKGFHRIEQAIFEAKKLDGMGPVADELVTNVTKLQQLVAKATFQPAEIANGATELVNEIQKSKVTGEEERYSHIDLLDFRGNLDGSMQAFTVLLPALQKSAPDVAKAVQDQNAAVEAALKPYQQSPGYLDTGFVDYSTVTKDQQKTLSQAVNALGEAMSRVAAKVTQ; encoded by the coding sequence GTGAGAACCACCATCGGCCTGACCGCGATCGCGGCCGCGGCGACCCTCGCCCTCACCGCGTGCGGGGGCAGCAGCGCCAGCGGGAACCCGCCGTCGAACGCGCCCGCCGGCGAAGGTGGCGACGTCACGGTGACGCTCACGGCGGACGGCTGCCAGCCGTCGCCGTCGTCGATCTCCAGCGGCGCGGTGAACTTCAAGGTGACCAACAAGGACGCGGCCGCGGTCACCGAGGCGGAGCTGATGTCCGGCGGCCAGATCCTGGGCGAGCAGGAGAACCTCACGCCCGGCCTGAGCGGCGGCTTCTCCCTGGAGCTGGCCAAGGGCGACTACCAGATGTACTGCCCGGGCGCGAAGCAGGACCACTGGGACTTCCACGTGACCGGCCAGGCCACCAAGTCGTGGAAGGACAACCCGGCGCTGGTCACGGCCACCACCGACTACGGCAAGTGGGTCGTGGACCAGGTCAACCAGCTCGTCACGGGCACCAAGGCGTTCGCGGACGCGGTGAAGGCCGGCGACATGGCCAAGGCGAGCGTCGCCTACGGCCAGGCGCGCGTGTTCTACGAGAAGGTGGAGCCGGTCGCGGAGGTCTGGGGCGACCTCGACAAGAACATCGACGGCCGCGCCGACGACTTCGACAACCCCGGTGACTTCAAGGGTTTCCACCGGATCGAGCAGGCCATCTTCGAGGCCAAGAAGCTGGACGGCATGGGCCCGGTGGCCGACGAGCTGGTCACCAACGTGACCAAGCTGCAGCAGCTGGTGGCCAAGGCGACCTTCCAGCCGGCCGAGATCGCCAACGGCGCCACCGAGCTCGTCAACGAGATCCAGAAGTCCAAGGTCACCGGCGAGGAGGAGCGGTACTCGCACATCGACCTGCTGGACTTCAGGGGCAACCTGGACGGCTCGATGCAGGCGTTCACCGTGCTGCTGCCGGCGCTGCAGAAGAGCGCGCCGGACGTGGCCAAGGCGGTCCAGGACCAGAACGCGGCCGTGGAGGCGGCGTTGAAGCCGTACCAGCAGAGCCCCGGCTACCTCGACACCGGTTTCGTGGACTACTCGACCGTGACCAAGGATCAGCAGAAGACGTTGTCCCAGGCCGTGAACGCGTTGGGAGAGGCGATGTCCCGGGTGGCCGCGAAGGTGACGCAGTGA
- the efeU gene encoding iron uptake transporter permease EfeU encodes MLPTFVIGLREGLEAALIVGIIAAFLAQQGRRDALRQVWIGVSIAVALCIVIGVGLRLLSQELPQQGQEGLETVVGALAVVMVTYMVLWMAKHSRGLKKELEGAAASALAQGSTMALVVMAFLAVLREGFETAVFLLALTQASGNATLSFLGAVLGILAAAAIGYGIYKGGVRLNLSKFFRITGIVLVIVAAGLVMSTLHTAFEAHWISFGQQRALNLSWLVVQGTPLYSLFSGVLGIQPYPTVIEVTGWLVYAVPMLAYVLWPRTAAKKKLIGATNP; translated from the coding sequence ATGCTACCCACGTTCGTGATCGGACTGCGTGAGGGCCTGGAGGCCGCGCTGATCGTCGGGATCATCGCCGCGTTCCTGGCCCAGCAGGGCCGCCGGGACGCACTGCGGCAGGTCTGGATCGGCGTCAGCATCGCGGTGGCGCTCTGCATCGTGATCGGCGTCGGGCTGCGCCTGCTCTCCCAGGAGCTGCCGCAGCAGGGCCAGGAGGGCCTGGAGACCGTCGTCGGCGCGCTCGCCGTGGTCATGGTCACGTACATGGTGCTGTGGATGGCCAAGCACTCCCGCGGCCTGAAGAAGGAACTCGAGGGCGCCGCCGCGAGCGCGCTGGCCCAGGGTTCCACGATGGCGCTGGTCGTCATGGCGTTCCTGGCGGTGCTGCGCGAAGGCTTCGAGACCGCGGTGTTCCTGCTGGCGCTCACCCAGGCCAGCGGCAACGCCACGCTGTCGTTCCTCGGCGCCGTGCTGGGCATCCTGGCCGCCGCCGCCATCGGCTACGGCATCTACAAGGGCGGCGTCCGGCTCAACCTGAGCAAGTTCTTCCGCATCACGGGAATCGTGCTGGTGATCGTCGCCGCCGGCCTGGTGATGTCCACGCTGCACACGGCGTTCGAGGCGCACTGGATCTCGTTCGGCCAGCAGCGGGCGCTGAACCTGTCGTGGCTGGTGGTGCAGGGCACGCCGCTGTACTCGCTGTTCAGCGGGGTGCTGGGAATCCAGCCCTACCCGACGGTGATCGAGGTGACGGGCTGGCTGGTCTACGCCGTCCCGATGCTCGCCTACGTGTTGTGGCCGAGGACGGCCGCGAAGAAGAAGCTGATTGGAGCGACCAACCCGTGA